A genomic region of Vitis vinifera cultivar Pinot Noir 40024 chromosome 7, ASM3070453v1 contains the following coding sequences:
- the LOC100241835 gene encoding uncharacterized protein LOC100241835, with amino-acid sequence MGWLTRFLGAVTFLAVGVIFSPETFGSKSDGSHSSKLTAALKLAHLLCFATAWGAALWVTFIGGIIMFKNLPRHTFGNLQSKMFPAYFSMVGVCCAVSTASFGYLHPWKSSSTAEKYQLGFLLSAFAFNLTNLLVFTPMTIEMMKQRHKVEREQNIGEEIGRSKNKEVAKVNPKLAAMNKKFGMIHGLSSLANIMSFGSLAMHSWYLAGKMDL; translated from the exons ATGGGTTGGCTGACTCGGTTTCTCGGCGCCGTCACTTTCTTGGCCGTCGGAGTTATTTTCTCGCCGGAGACATTCGGATCCAAATCAGACGGTAGCCATTCGTCAAAGCTAACCGCTGCCCTCAAACTCGCTCACCTGCTCTGCTTCGCCACCGCTTGGGGCGCCGCTCTCTGGGTCACCTTCATCGGCGGCATCATAATGTTCAA GAATCTTCCGAGGCATACGTTCGGTAATTTGCAAAGCAAGATGTTTCCTGCTTATTTCTCGATGGTTGGTGTGTGTTGTGCGGTTTCAACGGCGTCGTTTGGTTATCTACATCCATGGAAGTCTTCTTCTACCGCCGAGAAGTACCAGCTAGGATTTCTTCTCTCCGCCTTTGCTTTCAATCTCACAAATTTGCTCGTCTTTACACCAATGACAATTGAG ATGATGAAGCAGAGGCACAAGGTGGAGAGAGAGCAAAACATTGGTGAGGAAATTGGGCGGTCAAAGAACAAGGAGGTTGCCAAGGTGAATCCAAAGCTTGCAGCCATGAACAAAAAATTCGGTATGATTCATGGACTATCATCCCTTGCCAATATCATGTCCTTTGGCAGCCTTGCAATGCATTCATGGTACCTAGCTGGTAAAATGGACCTGTAA